Genomic window (Luteibacter yeojuensis):
ATCGCCAAGGGCCATCGAGCCCACGCGCGCGTACGAGATCGCCATGGAACCCGGACCCGATCCCGTGCTGACACCCTTGCCCTGCCCCTCGATGCCGAGCTTCTTCGCCGTGGCCTCTGTCAGGATCGCGTGGCCACCGGTGTCCAGGATGAAGGGCAACGGCTCCGCGCCGTTGATGGATACGTCGACGAGAAGCGCACCGCCTTCGAGCGTCATCGGCGTCGATGCCTCGCGCGCGCCACCACGCATGACGACGTCGCCGGGGAGCAGCGGCGGACGTTCCAGCGCCTTCGCGAGAGTAGCGGCATCCGGCGCGGTGTAGCGATCGATGCGCACGGTCTCGTTGCTGTCTTCGGTGCCACTGTCGGTCTTCGCTACCGTGGCGATACGGTAAGGCATCGACACGCCGTGCGTGTCGCGATAATCCTCGAACTCGCGGGTCACGGTGAAGAACGACGAGCGCCACTGCGCACGCACCACGCGTCCCGTCTTGCGGTCGATCCAGAGCGTGACGGTGCGACCGCCATGCGGCGTGGCTTCGACGCGCAGCAGGCCGTCGTCGACGGTGCCCGCCGAATACGCCGTCTCGTCGGCGTCCAGCCAGCCCATCCGCAGCAACCAGCCTTCGGTCACGGCGACGGTGCGCGCCTCCTTCGAGTCGAGCGGATGCACGCCACCGGAGACGTCCTGGTGCCAGCGGCCTTTCGCGTCCGCACCGTCGGCGTAAGCGCGCGCCGCATGCTTCACCGATGCCCTCCAGTAACCCGAGTGCCGGTCGACGGCCTCTCGCCATGCACTTTGGAGGCCTTCGCTTTCCTGCGTTCCTTCGGCGACGAAGGCGGCATGGGCCTTCCATCCGTCAGCCGCCGCAGCACGTGCGGCTTGCAAGGGCAGTGGCACCTCGGCGGCCAGCGCGGTCGAACCGACGAAGAGCAGCAACATCAGGCATAGACGCATCGCTCGACTCCCTCATGCTTGGCGTCGTCGCATTCTAGGCAAAGTCCGCGCCGCGGAAAGGTGTCAAACGTAACGGACCGTACGCCATGCCTTCAAACCCATCGCCGCAAGGACGATGAAGCCGACATAGAGCACCGCCGTCACCGGCAGCGACTTGTACACATACTCGCCCACGTAGAACACATCCACCGCGATCCACAGCCACCACGCCGCCGCGTGGCGTCGTGCCTGCCACCATTGCGCGACGAGGCTGAAGGCGGTGAGTGCCGCATCGAGCCAGGGCAGCGATGCGTCGGTGTAACGATGCATCGCGTAGCCAAGCGCCAGCGCGGCGGCGCCGCCGATGGCGAGGTGCAGCAGCGCCTCGCGCGGGGACAGCGCGGCGACGCGCACATGCCCGCCATCGTCGAGGTTGCGCAGCCAGCGGTGCCAGCCGTATAGGATCAACACCGCGAAGATCGCCTGCAGCAGCATGTCCGAATAGAGTTTCGCGTCGACGAAGATCCACGCATAGGCGACGACCGACACGAGTCCCACCGGCCAGCACCACGGGCTGCGTCGCGCGGTGAGCCACACCCCCGCCGCGCTCACCAGCGCGGCGAAGACTTCGAAGGGCGACAGTTCAAAGCTCATAGGTCATCGACACGCGCGCCAGGCGCGGCATGCCGGGGAACAAGTAGCTGTCGCCGCCCGAGCTGCCGGTGTCGCGCCAATAGAAATGATTGAAGACGTTGTCGACGTTCAACCGGAAGGTCAGCGCGTGACCGCTCACGCTCATCGCGTAGCGCAGGCCCGCGTCGAAGACGTGATATGCCGGCACCCGCACCGCGCCGTCCGGCGTGGCGACATTCGCGCTCGCGTAACGCCAGCCGCCGAGAACGGCCAGGCCACGGACGAACGGCAGGCTATAGTCGGCGTACAGCGCCGTGCGCCAGCGCGGCACGTTGACCACCTGGTGGCCCTCGTACGAAGGCGCACCCGTATCCTCGGCGCGCGCGCGAATGACGTTCGCGCTGGCGGTGAGCCGCAGGTTGTCGGTGACGCGGCCGGCAAGGTTCAACTCGATGCCGGTATGCACCTCCTGCCCCTGCTGCACGAAGGTGAAGCCTTCCGGGGTATCGTCCGGCCGCGCGAACTGGTACGACTGGCGAATGCGATAAAGGGCCGCCTGCAGGTCGAGCGCATCGCTCACCGCGTACTTCACGCCCGCTTCCACCTGGCGCGAATGCAGCGGCGCGAGCGTCGTGCCGCCGTTGGACGTCCAGTAAGGCGCTTCCCGTCCGAGCGACAGGCCCTCGCCATAGCTGACGTACGCGGCAAGCGGCTCGGCCGGCTGC
Coding sequences:
- a CDS encoding aspartyl protease family protein — its product is MRLCLMLLLFVGSTALAAEVPLPLQAARAAAADGWKAHAAFVAEGTQESEGLQSAWREAVDRHSGYWRASVKHAARAYADGADAKGRWHQDVSGGVHPLDSKEARTVAVTEGWLLRMGWLDADETAYSAGTVDDGLLRVEATPHGGRTVTLWIDRKTGRVVRAQWRSSFFTVTREFEDYRDTHGVSMPYRIATVAKTDSGTEDSNETVRIDRYTAPDAATLAKALERPPLLPGDVVMRGGAREASTPMTLEGGALLVDVSINGAEPLPFILDTGGHAILTEATAKKLGIEGQGKGVSTGSGPGSMAISYARVGSMALGDATVRDQTFLVMPFGFSFSDRGERPPIAGILGLEVFERFAVTFDYDGKRLLLVPFDGKTAPLPGKGTAVPLRFTSDMPLVDGSLDGKPGVFGIDTGNSGHLLVFPQWMERNGLFGRYSRGYALGGGGGVGGSFVSRISHIDSLGIGSLTVHGHVAQLTPPNAGATANVSEAGNIGQDVLSRFLVHMDYRRAAMYLAPRTSTPGGPWNLDPGMRVGRKQERPDRFVVALVVPGSPAAKAGIRAGDAILSVDGVPAAKLGGWGWRDVFNRAKPGQKVVLAMANGRKATLELADFAP
- the pnuC gene encoding nicotinamide riboside transporter PnuC, giving the protein MSFELSPFEVFAALVSAAGVWLTARRSPWCWPVGLVSVVAYAWIFVDAKLYSDMLLQAIFAVLILYGWHRWLRNLDDGGHVRVAALSPREALLHLAIGGAAALALGYAMHRYTDASLPWLDAALTAFSLVAQWWQARRHAAAWWLWIAVDVFYVGEYVYKSLPVTAVLYVGFIVLAAMGLKAWRTVRYV